The window TATTTTAGTTGACTTTTCAAACACACATACTCCCTCCttctcaatttatatgaactcatttgactggacacagagtttaagaaagtagaaaagacttttaaacttgtggtttctaaatatagaaagaggtcattcttttttgcacggactaataaggaaatgagttcacataaattgaaacagagggattATAAGGTTTGGGCCAAAATTACTTGTTCATATATTCAAGCTTGCATCCGCCCCTGGTCTACATGCCATAACATTTAACATTTCCATGGTTATAAGGGCGTATCATTAAGTATAAAATGAGAAGtagtattttcaaatatagaaatgtgGTACTGTTGTTTTTGGAACTGACTAGAAAGGAAAGAGTGTCTTATGAAATGGAATAAAGGGAGTACTGTGTTAACTCTGCGTCCACCACTGGTGGTGTTGTATGTGTATGTTTTGAAGGTTGAGAAAGGTGGGGAAGATGCATTCTTTGTGAGCAGTAATCATGGGGAAGTGATAGCTGTAGCTGATGGAGTTTCCGGGTGATATGCTTTATTATGTTGTATAGTTTGCAAAAGCATGTCATTTTGTTTGTTGCTAACTCTTTGGCCTAATTTTATTAATCATATGCAAAACTATTCTTAACTATGAAGACTTGTGATTTCATATTaattttatgtaatttctaaatGTGTAGAACTTCAAGGAATTGGTTTCCAGTATTATACAAAAAAAAGTATATGCTTTAACTTTGTTAGTCCGAACACGTCTTTGTGTTTGGGACAAAGAAAGTTTGAACACTGTAGAGAATGCTAGTCTGGCCTTCTATCTTACTAGAAGAGTTCGATATGAGAAAGTTACATGTATTGTTCTGGTGCTCTTCACTTCTTTCTACCTGTGATTTGAGGTTTAGAACTCACTGAACTCCCATTTGAGATGTCTATAATCGCATGCTTCCACCAAAGTAATCAACATAGTCGCCAAGGAAACTCTCATCTTAGGTGAGGCAAGAAAATTGAACAATATATTTGCTGTCTCTTAACAGTCAAATCCACCTATTAATCAACTATGCCTCAATCCTGAACTAATTTATGAAACAAGCGTATATCTGCTTCAAGTTCACTGACACCCAAAATCTTGCCCACCTTCCTCCATAGTGATCATTAAGGGAAAATTTATATTTAGATGATATGATAAGGCAATTTCTCTTCTCAGATTTGGCCATGAACTTGACAGAAACATGAATTGGTATAAGCTATAGTTTAAAAATGTTTTATTTCTCCTATAACATGTCATGAAGAAGTGCAACCTTCTCTTTCTTTCTCCTCTTGTGCATTATCGGATGGTGCCCATTCTAATAGCTCCATATCGTCTGTGCTTTATATGATATAAGGATGAATCGCTTAAGTTGAATCTTCTAAATGATACCATCAGATTCTTGTTTATTTCGTATCGAGAAACTACTTATCAACTGGAGTAACCAAGCTATTAGTAGAAGCAGGGGAACCTGCTGCGTCAAAATTCTTTATTTTAACTTCTGAGTGGTATATTTATGGGGATTGAAATTTCACCGTTGAATTAAGaattacacacatatatatacagaacTAGTGCATAGATGAAGTTCTCCAGAGAGGATTATGCAATAAAAGGATATTAACAAATTCTCAGGACTAACTTTATCAGCTAATAGCCGGTATACATACATTATTCATGGTTATACATAGGGTTGTTCAAACGAGACCGAAAAACCGATCCGAACCGATAAACCAAGTCAAACCGATTTAATAAACCGAAAACCGGCtcggtttgatttggtttggttttagatttttaaaaaccggtaacatttggtttggtttgatgttACCCATAAAGAAAACCGAactaaaccgaaccgaaccgataaatatgtatataattaaaatattatatatatttatatatgttaattaAACTTTATCTATTTTTTAACTTCTTCATAATTTAGGACCATTCCAAGAGAAAAGTCTAGCTCATGTTCCCCAAGCCCATTTACgtttaaagtaaaataaaaatctCTTACTGAATAGTTAACATAAATAAACTCTCCATGATTACATTTGTCTGTTAAGAGATTTCTCTGCTCAATTTTCTTATTCTACTTTTtggtaatcttttttttttttttaatacaaacaCATGCTAAATATTCTAAAAAGAAGTTATATTTTGTGAGTGCACAATGCACTAtcttttgttccttttttctctttttcatgaTGTCCATTCTTGTCTGTTGTGGCTAGGTTTGTTAAGTGGTACTTTGTGTTGTTGCGTGCCAGCTTCACCACAGCTCCACATCAGAATCATCATCAAGGCAACAGAGCTTCGTCCTTTCAAGATGAACAGCAACCGCTCTTGCCGGTTGGCTTGCCATTCTGTTCTTGATTGAAGCAGCCATAGCCATGAAAGCCTGTTCTACATTAGTGGCAATTTTTGCACTTGTTTCCATGAAAGGTATGCCAATTTCATCAGCAAAAGCCTGAGCTGTCTCTGTGAAAACTACCTTCTGTGCTGTGAGATCACACTTATTTCCAACAAGAAGTTTGTTCACATTATCACTTGCATATCGGTCTATTTCACTCAATCATTGCTTGACATTGTTGAAGCTCTCTTGGTCGGTTACATCATAAACCACAATTATTCCGTGTGCACCGCGATAGTACAAGAAGCTTTAATCCCTGTAAGTCTGTAactttttcttcccttttattttttggtTACTTTTTGTATGTTCCCTACTCTTTGTTTGTGTAATTATTTTTGTGTCTTTGAAGTTTTACTTGAATGAATTGCTTCTCTAGTCTTTCATCTTGtatgtgttttttattttatttctctgtTATTTTAGATTTTCTCCACTGATTTAATTAGATTTTTTCTGTTGATTTAGTTTTTATCTAATGATTTTGGTTTTCTCTATTTATTTAGATTTTTGGATACTTTTTTTCAGATGGAAACTACAACTACTCAAAAGTGCAAGTTTGTAAATAAGTTTGTCAATTTTTTTGcattataaaatatattattacaacccggaaaaatcgaaccaaaccgataaaaccgacaaaaccgataaaaccgaaaccgatagaatttatactataatggtttggtttggtttgaatattaaaaaaaaccgccttgattggtttgatttgattttagccaaaaaccgagtcaaaccggaccatgaacacatacacatatcataTTTGAATTATACATATATTAAACATCTgccctttttttaaaatttacttTAAGCGGTTGAGTGAGTAGTTATTTAGGTTAACTCTTCAACTAAAATAGCCACATATTTCCACTAGCATTATCTCCAAATGACTATATTTTGATCTTAAATTTTCTGCAGCTCGGAGCTGCATAACATCTAACCTATTTTTTGTTCCATCAAATGTTCTTGGCAGTTGGGCTGAAAAGAATGTGGATCCTGCATTTTTCTCCAGGGAATTGGTGTCTAATGTTTCTTCTTTGCTAGGGAATGAGGAGGTACTGGAAACAAACCATCCTAAATTTTAAAATTAGATTCATGCATCGCGTCATATTAACCAACCACTAGTGACCTGTATTTACTTTTAAGCGATCGACCTAGATTCAATAGATTGTTATGAATTCTTAGTTAAGACATTCTGGTTTACCAAACTTCGCAGGTCAATTGTGATCCTCGAATTCTCATTAAGGGGGCCCATGCTGCTACATCATCTATCAGTTCAGCTACggggaccaaaatcatccataatctttaggtttggatcaaaatcatacatattttttcacatggagcactaatagtacattatgtttgtataagtggtgcacttttagtcaaactcctaaataaatttaacggaaaagaacaaaaatgcccctgaacttttagaaaaggtataaaaataccctttattcatctattttgctaaaactacccctcaattcaactttttcgcttatttattccccttgactaacggacaacactaattttttttaaaaaaataaataaattgcacatgacattttattactgaaaaattgatttattcttttaaaaagaaatctgaaaccttggaatttttttaaatttgattttttttttaaatttggaaaacttttttttatcgagtaaaaccttgactaacggacaacactaattttttttcttttcaaaatgtgaaaaattggatttttataaaaatctgaaaaaattaaattttttatggaaaaactgtgtttaaaaaaaaaaccagaaaactatattttttttaaatctagaagaaaattatggagtattagttttgcacattttacttaaaaaaactatcagtttttcagatttaaaagttgaattttctaaaaaaaaaaaaggggtttccacccgttaaaattttttttccaaacttaaaaaaattccacatgttttaataaaaatccatttttatatatatatatatatatatatatatatatatatatatatatatatatatatatatatatatatatatatatataaggcttactacatttgttttttaaataaatggatgttgaaaaattatttttccttattctacaaataacgatttttcagatttctttttaaaagaataaattaatttttcagtaataaaatgtcatgtgcaatttatttatttatttttaaaaaaatagtgttgtccgttagtcaaggggaataaatgagccaaaaaattgaattgaggggtagttttagcaaaatagatgaataaagggtatttttataccttttctaaaagttcaggggcatttttgttcttttccgttaaatttatttgggagtttgactaaaagtgcaccacttatgcaaacataatgtactattagtgctccatgtgaaagaatatgtatgattttgatccaaacccaaagattatggatgattttggtcctttgcTACGGTGTAGGTTCCTTTATGAGTTAATCACCCAAATGGTTATTCAACTATCAGAAATTATTTAGTAGAGTCATGTTTCTTTTGTGTGTAACagaaaagtcacttaactatgcACATATCACTCAGAAGGTCACTCAACTGGCcaaatacctattttaccctctAAATTAGCAACCTTTGCCTTTTTTTACCTTTTTACTTTATAAATAATATCTATGTATTCTATATTTAAATCCATAATAtagattaaaaaaagaaaaaaaatatcataatattaaaaaagtaaaagaaaaggtTAGATAATTAGAGGCTAAAATAGGTATTTGGCCGGTTGAGTGACCTTCTGAGTGATATAAGTATAGTTATGTGATTTTTCTGCTACAAACAAAAGAAACATGACTTTACTGGGTAATTTCGGATGGTTGAGTGACCATTTGAGTAATGGACTTGTTCCTTTATTTCAGAGCTATTATTCTTGAGCATTGATAGTCATCCAGATTGAGGAACTTGATTGCTATCATTGAATGTGGCTTTCTATATGGCACATAGAATTGTTTCTATATTGGAGAATGGGATTTTGAGGATAGCCAGTGTTGGGGATTGTGGACTACGGATCATTCGTAAAGGTACAAACtcatatttttcttttatgtGACTTCTTGTTCAAATTCATCTGCTGTTATTATTACATATTTGAGTGCCCGTCAGATGATTTTCTCCACATTTCCACTGGAACACTATTTTGACTGCCCATACCAGTTGACCTCAGAGGCTGTTACTCAAACGTACCTTGATGCCATAGTTTGGAAAGTTATATACGGTGAATCATATCACACTAGCTATATCTTTTGAGTACAATGAACTTGGTTCTGTTTTGCTTCTATGTCATTATTGGTATTTGGTTAGGAAAAGAGAAAAACTTTATATTctgttttgatttgtttgtcttactttcctttttgatgTTTAAAAAAGAAGGCCTCTATCCTAATTTGGGAACTCTTTAATTTCACCATCCCAAGTGGCATGTTTAAGAGCACAAGATTAaaggacattttggtacattaaATATATCTTAGTTTAAAGACTACCAGATTCTAAAGTcatctttactttcttaaactccgtgtcaagtcaaactaagacaaacaaagTGAAATGGAGGGAATAATATTTTTTCAGCTGTCAAATTTTACACAAAAAGCTTTCGAAGACCTTGGCTTTCTGGTACTAAGAGAATCCAGACTAATTCGTTACTGTTTTCCTGATCACGTCATAGTCCAAAAACATTTTTTTCTAATGCGCGCTTTGCTAACATTAGAAATCTTGTTAGTAGAGTAAATTTTGTGATGGTCTATTTGACTACTAGAGTAAGCACGCTCTTTGTCCCGTCTCTGTGTATGTTCTTTTCACAGGTTAGCACTGTGGATTTGCAAGTAGGAGATACAATCATAACGGGCTCAGATGGCCTCTTTGATAATGTTTTTGATAAAGAGATCGTTTCAGTTGTGACCACAAATGATGATGTCTCTAATGCTGGTACTTCTTTCCTGCCTAACCTAATTTCTGCTTGGAAACAGTGACTCATTTCTGTCGTATATATTCATAGTGGTTTGGTATCAATGTTAGCAAAGGCATTAGCTGATTTGGCGCGGAACCATTCTGTGGATACCAAATTCGACTCCCCTATTCACAGTAGGCTAGAGCAAGGGTAAATTTTCAATCAGATTCACTATATATAGATTTTCCTTCAAAGCATTGTCTGTCCCTGTATAAGATGAGTACTTATTTATAGCGTTACTTTGACTTGCAGGAGTTTGATGTTCCTTGGTGGAAGAAAGTTTTTGGAATGAAATTAACAGGCATGACAAGCAGGAATGTCTTTCCCTCCTTTCCGTTATGTTCGTGATGGCATGCTTGACAAGGTTTCTTTTTTTGTAACATTGAACAGGAGGAAAGCTCGATGATATAATAGTCATTGTTGGAAAGGTGAAAAGCTCGTGAGCAAGCTGGCCTGAAAACCACCGATAAATAGTCTCGCGAACAAGTCATATATCTTTGGTGCCAAGACTTTGGAGGGTCCCCTCTCCTGAATCCTTGGGCAATTGGATGATCTTTTTACTATGAGTCGAAGGATGAGGTAAGATGAGAACAGCTTCAAACAAGTTCCGATCATTGTTTTTGTGTTGTGTTATTGGCTGTTGTTCGACACTATTTGGCACTAAAAATCTGTATGACATTTAGGACGATATAAATTCTTCATCGATCAAAAGTACAACCATAAAAATCCTTGCTAACTTGTTTAACACCTACAGTCTCCATAGAAAAGGCACTTTATCACCATAGGATATACACCTCTTTATTTTTCCTGGATCGAATTTTGTATTTTCTGATGCCTTGTGTTTCAGATGATAAATAGACATAATTGAATTACTTTTCCTTTATAAGAATTGTTTTATGACTTTGCTGCTATGAATTGGAAGTAGGATGCCTATCCATGAAATTAACCGCGGTAAATTGGTGAATAACTTTTATTTTTCATAAGAATGCCATTGTTTATTTTGGCAAAGAATTCTATTCCTATGCAACACATGAAAGCAGAGGCAGAAGTAGAGTAAAAGGTACGGGTTCGGCATAACAAGTAACTTTTGGTCCAAACTCTGTATTTGTGCTTAAAAAATTAGTTAATacgtaaaaaatataaatttaaaacTCAGTAGCCCAAAAAAACTAGAATCTAGAACCTAAATTTCAAATTCGGAATCCTCTTCATGACCTTTGGGTTGGGTTGTAAATGGGAAATGTAGGAGGGATGTTCTCCCATGCATGTTGGAGAAAGGAGAAGAATTTATCGGGTATATAAATAGAAAAACGCTTCTACACTAGCTTAAATAGTTGAGAGAAGGCAAGCCCTTCTGCTGCCATCGTCCTCGCTCGGCTTTGGCTTCGGCTTTTCTGATTGATATTTCGAAATTTGTTTCTACTCTCTTCTCTACATAGTTTTCAAAATAAAACAGTGTCGTGTGATCTGTTCAATTCATTCTTCCCATCTAAAGTGTAGCGGAATTTAATTTGAAGTAACGCTATCCCAGTAAGATAGTTTCGTTCTATCCTAGGGGAAGTAATCAAATACTTCGGGTACTGTGAAGGGATTAAATTCATTAAAGGAAACACAATGATGAATTCTGTTGGCTTAGATATTTTCTGTTTAATCTGTAGGGATTAAATTCATTAAAGCAAACAAAATGATGAATTCTGTTGGCTTAGATATTTTCTGTTTAATCATTACTGTTTACGTTTTACTTTTTGTTTCTGCAGTTGATAACATAACATGCTATTGCACATGATGCTTACTACCTCCACTTAACACATGTACCAGGTAACTTTTTCCCAAAAATGGGACAGATGGGAATAAATCACAGCGTTTTCGCCTCCTATTCGAATTTAAAAATGAACCAAAagacttctaggacatgccaaatatTTTTTGCAGTTGCTTCTACCAAAAGTGCAAAAAGGCTTATCAGCCTCTATATTTTATAGGTGTAGCAATTTTGGCAAGGCAGTAAAATCGAGTGGCTGCCATTCAGTAGGGGTATTAAAGAGAAAATTGAAAATATTTGTTGTTCAATATATCGGTCGTTCAAGAAGTTTGACTAGTTGCTCCTCCGACCCAAAGGTGAACATAAATGCATCTGCAATTACATCCTGAGAAATGGAATTTAGATTACTGTAGGATAAGACAAGTTCATACTACCCCTTATTTCTCAACCTTTGGTCTTGCACTATGAACCTAGCAATAGAATATATTTGTGAGAGAATCTGTAATTAATTCTAAGCAATAAAAGAAGAGTACATTTGCAGCAACAAACTAGCTTCTGCTCCTGTCCATGCAATCACGTGACTATGAGCCTCTTGCCAGTTTTCATTATTTAACAAATAATTTTGTTTCAGATTTGAATATCATTGTGTATTCGAAATTCATTGACACGATTAATCCGAATTCGTATCGGAGAGATTCATTGAAAATTTGAAAGACATAAAATTTACCTTGTTTCATATAATATACTTCTACATGTTCAATGCAATTTGATTGTTTCTAAGAAGTATCTCTTTTTCCAGGTTATTGACTCATACTTGACATATAACTAGACATGTCGTTTGGTTGATGGTTAAAATTATGTAGGGATTAGTTATGCAAGGTTTAGACGTTGTTTGTATATTTGTTATTCCATCGTTTATCCTATTTTAAATAATACATATATTGACTCATACCTTATACTTCCTttagtccaaaataattgagattTTATAGCCAGCTTCAAAAGTTGGTCCAAAATATTGATGTTTTATAAAACCAAGATAGTATTTAGTTCTCTTtatccaaatttgcccttgacACATCTCATACCCCCATAATAATCATGCCAACCTAAAATGGAAATAAAATCATAATTAAGGGTATCTTAGTCAAAAGCTCTCTTTAACTTTTACAAGTTAGTGAATTCCTTAATTCATGTGCCCAAGCTTAAAGCCTCAATTATTTTGAACCGGAGGTAGTACATGTTATAGTTATGCGGTATCATAAACTGATAACAAACACTGTACCTGGTGTGTTAAATTTTGTACATaacaactaaaatgctaccaaacatgATATTACTAGTTATGCTAGTTTTACTACAATGGATAATTCACTATCTAACGAACAACCAGACGACCTTGTAACCAGTTATACCCTGCAATAAACTTTAATCACTGAACTGTTTTAAGTTTTATGTTGTCATAACTGATGCAACTTAAGTACTAAAAAGAATTGAGTTTCACACATTTACAATGTACAGTAAAAGATTTTCACACTATCAAATTAGGTAATTCAGGATAACCATCCACCATAATCATTGACATTAGTAATTTGAAAGCAAGTGTAAGTTTTCATACCAAGTTAATTATAGTATTGATTATTTATAAAGCGCATTTACAATGTCAATAAAAATAGGATAAATTCTAAACTAGTTGAATAGAACACGAAGCCTTGGGAACCCAAGAATGCTTTCTAAAAGCAATAAGACTTTTAGGTAAGTTACCTCTTCAAACTCCAAGAATAGAAGCTATATGTTGTCAAGGATTAGATTGTTTTGAATCTTCACTACACATTTTGGTATTTAAATActcatataaaataaaaaataaaaagattaaaGACAAAACATCCATTTTCCCAACAATCGAATCTTCCATATCACAAGGCTCATTTATTGTTTGCATTGGAGCTTGCATGTTTTTTATTTTCTCAATGACGGTGAAGATGTCTGTTTTTTACGCAAACTTTAATACTTTAATTTATTCATTACGTAGTTTAAGCAAAACACATTAATATTGTCATAAACAATATTTACAAGGTTCTGATCCTGTGGACCACCCTCTCTTCTTCCTAGGGACTGTAGGGCTTGAAAAAATTGTAACTAGCGATTACAAATTTACTATGTGCTACTCTTTTGTGACAATAAATATAAAATAGATTTATAACTTTATATACATAGATAGTATAATTAAGTTTCTCTTACGCTAGTGCCCGTTGTAGTAGATCATTGAttttattcaattttcttggctaTCAATTTAAATTCATTATGAAAGGGTTACCTTTTGTTGTAGGTCTCTTTAACATTATAGTATTTAAAAAACAATTGTCAGTATAGAAAAGTTAAATTTTATTTCCTAAGTTATCAAatttatcatatatcatatatcatatatcatatatgaatGTATAGCGGAGGACTGGAGGCTTATcttcttattttaatttttttagttCAACTATTTAGTATTCGTCCGATATTTCAAATTTGCGCGTATACCGTGCACCGATTAATTCAAAATTATGCGACGTAAAGCCTGTGCACTTTCTATCAATAATTTCTCCACTTTCATGACTCGAATCCAGTACTTCTGAGTTCTGATTTGGGAACCATCTACTTGAAAAataacacataagagatctgaaagaTCATTTTCTTATTCAAATTGTAAGGGGCAAGATATCTCATTTCCTCCTAGTTTTGTCCAAAGGGAACTTTGACTTGATTTTTAGACTAGTGATCAAACACATTATTTAAATACCAGCATATAATATAATTAGAGTCTACAAGGGAAAGAGAGCTTCTTTTCTCGGAATAGCAGATTAGAAGTTTGGAATCATGTGGAAAGCATTAAATGCAGGAATCGAACTTAGGGTTCTTGATATCTCTTATTATAGTTTAAGAATATCATTTCAGAAACCTCATGATAATTTTAGGTTGAAGCAATATACTGCAGGAATCTTTTAATTGTCATGCCAGATAAATGTGAATATAATATACGTTGAAGAtatatttaattaaataaatGTAAGTGGGCAAACTTTTTATAATTAGTTTAGATGAGGTAGTCGGATTATTCAATCTGAAAACAATGCGGGCAAAGGTCTTGATCCATATTTCTTCAATAtcttttgacaaaaaaaatattattgtgTGTTTGGTCCATTAAAAAGATCAAGTTCATGCAGGAGCGACTTAAGGGTTAACTCAAAGGCTCCAAAAATTATTACTCTTTAGTTTTATGACATAAAATTTGTTTCAAAATACTTTGAAGTTTGTAGAGGAAACAtacatttttaaaattataaagtAAAGAAGTATGTCACCTTTTTATTAATGGTTACGGAATAGGACAACATAAAAAAAGGATTCATGTGCATAATAAGCCTTTACATGTGAGGAAACGCATATTAAATTTGATTTGCGGGCTATATATCTCTATTTTTAGCCATATCTTTATAATTTCTAATTGTCTCGCC is drawn from Lycium barbarum isolate Lr01 chromosome 8, ASM1917538v2, whole genome shotgun sequence and contains these coding sequences:
- the LOC132605782 gene encoding LOW QUALITY PROTEIN: probable protein phosphatase 2C 1 (The sequence of the model RefSeq protein was modified relative to this genomic sequence to represent the inferred CDS: inserted 1 base in 1 codon; substituted 1 base at 1 genomic stop codon), giving the protein MFIFVYIHCPEELMVMVYLHVSIRRQEVPLSVGTHLIPHPNKVEKGGEDAFFVSSNHGEVIAVADGVSGWAEKNVDPAFFSRELVSNVSSLLGNEEVNCDPRILIKGAHAATSSISSATRIVSILENGILRIASVGDCGLRIIRKGQMIFSTFPLEHYFDCPYQLTSEAVTQTYLDAIVWKVIYVSTLFVPSLCMFFSQVSTVDLQVGDTIITGSDGLFDNVFDKEIVSVVTTNDDVSNAAKALADLARNHSVDTKFDXPYSQXARAREFDVPWWKKVFGMKLTGMTSRNVFPSFPLCS